A single window of Anaerocolumna chitinilytica DNA harbors:
- a CDS encoding alpha-mannosidase: protein MFFIEGRIKKILEELHRRTMEYSLPIHGIKWKECEYGELNLLEEKDSDWEAYSDRLTWGGRDKHSWFRFQVILPEEFIGSPVIIKIKTDREGWDATNPQFIAWVDKKLQHGLDVNHTWILLPQDSQGRGEFCVDLYAYGGTEEGYSRLQVEMFVLNRRVEKLYYDISVPLEAVCLLPEEDKRRIDTLAYLEQAINLLDLREDGSEAFYCSVEDAIRYLEKEFYHSELIGNENITELCVGHTHIDVAWLWSLRQTREKAVRSFSTVISLMKEFPEYIFMSSQPQLYQFVKQDQPELYEEIKDMVAKGRWEPEGSMWVEADCNLISGESLVRQIMFGKSFFKEEFGVENKILWLPDVFGYSAALPQVMKKSGIEYFMTTKISWNEFNKLPYDTFLWRGIDGTEVLTQFITTQEYHGEKSINGTTYNGIINPSHVLGCWQRYQQKNINNEVLNCFGFGDGGGGPTREMLEHARRMEKGLPGMPKVQIGKSIDFFQKLENNTLTNPKLPKWVGELYLEFHRGTYTSMARNKKYNRKAEFMNQDLEWLSVMAEQLTGLEYPAKRIHDSWEVTLLNQFHDIIPGSSIKEVYETSKEQYEQLLQEGKELIHRSLLSMAESMDIKEHSFVIFNQLGFMRDDIVTVDMPEGWKNAEVYDGAKLLPAQGSYDGKLVFYARKLPAKGYKKFIIKEAPAQENIFEVVYQKGCRMENGFFELEFNKEGNITSLYDKQNKRQVLKPNAFGNVLQVFEDKPMDFDAWNLDIFYQEKSWEMNDVTEIRLLEEGPVRKIIQIKKNYLKSTLIQTISIYSEINRIDFNTKIDWKEKQAFVKAAFPVEINSDKATYDIQFGNVERPTHWNTSWDLAKFEVCAHKWADLSEGGYGVALLNDCKYGYDIKDSVMRLSLLKSAIHPNPDADKEVHEFTYSLYPHAGNFKEAKVDQMAYRLNCPVYCVLQEPHTGTLPEELSFVSVEQSNVFIDTIKKAESGNEYIVRMYENHNQLTKGCCRFNQNINSVFECDLLENNISEVAHQGDQFQFSIKPFEIKTYKIIFESKTL from the coding sequence ATGTTTTTCATAGAAGGACGCATTAAAAAAATACTGGAAGAATTGCACCGCAGAACCATGGAATACAGCCTGCCGATTCACGGGATAAAGTGGAAGGAATGCGAATACGGTGAGTTAAATCTCTTAGAGGAGAAGGATTCGGATTGGGAAGCCTATTCGGACAGACTGACCTGGGGAGGAAGAGATAAGCACAGTTGGTTTCGATTTCAGGTAATACTTCCGGAGGAATTTATAGGGAGCCCGGTTATTATTAAGATAAAAACAGACAGAGAAGGCTGGGATGCAACAAATCCACAGTTTATCGCCTGGGTAGATAAAAAGCTCCAGCATGGTTTGGATGTAAATCATACCTGGATTCTTCTTCCCCAGGATAGTCAAGGCAGAGGAGAATTCTGTGTGGATTTGTATGCCTATGGAGGTACAGAAGAGGGGTATAGCAGATTACAAGTGGAGATGTTTGTATTAAATCGCCGTGTCGAAAAGCTGTACTATGATATTTCGGTTCCCTTAGAGGCTGTCTGCCTCCTGCCGGAGGAAGATAAAAGAAGAATAGATACCTTGGCTTACCTTGAACAAGCAATCAATCTGCTGGATCTAAGAGAGGACGGCAGCGAAGCTTTTTATTGTTCCGTAGAGGATGCAATCCGTTATTTGGAGAAAGAATTCTATCATTCTGAACTCATAGGAAATGAGAATATCACGGAGCTTTGTGTGGGGCATACCCATATTGATGTTGCCTGGTTATGGTCTTTGCGTCAGACCAGAGAGAAGGCGGTACGTTCCTTTTCTACGGTTATTTCATTAATGAAGGAATTTCCGGAATACATATTCATGTCAAGTCAGCCTCAGCTATACCAATTTGTGAAGCAAGACCAGCCTGAGCTCTATGAAGAAATAAAAGATATGGTAGCAAAAGGAAGATGGGAGCCTGAGGGTTCAATGTGGGTAGAAGCGGACTGTAATCTGATTTCGGGAGAATCGCTGGTCCGCCAGATTATGTTCGGAAAAAGCTTTTTCAAAGAGGAATTCGGTGTTGAAAATAAGATACTTTGGCTTCCTGATGTATTCGGATATAGTGCCGCACTTCCTCAGGTCATGAAAAAGAGCGGCATAGAGTATTTTATGACTACAAAAATCAGCTGGAATGAATTTAACAAGCTTCCTTATGATACATTTTTGTGGAGAGGTATTGATGGGACAGAAGTACTGACCCAATTTATTACAACCCAGGAGTATCATGGTGAGAAGTCCATCAATGGCACTACTTATAACGGTATTATCAATCCCAGCCATGTACTTGGCTGCTGGCAGAGATACCAGCAAAAGAATATCAATAATGAGGTACTTAACTGCTTTGGCTTCGGAGACGGCGGCGGCGGTCCTACCCGTGAGATGCTTGAACATGCAAGAAGAATGGAAAAGGGGCTGCCGGGAATGCCAAAGGTGCAAATTGGCAAGTCAATCGACTTCTTTCAAAAGCTGGAGAACAATACCCTTACCAATCCCAAGCTGCCCAAATGGGTTGGTGAACTTTATCTTGAATTCCATAGAGGAACCTATACTTCTATGGCAAGAAATAAAAAATATAACCGAAAAGCAGAGTTTATGAATCAGGATCTGGAATGGCTCTCGGTTATGGCAGAACAGCTTACCGGACTGGAATATCCTGCAAAGAGGATTCATGACAGCTGGGAAGTAACGCTGCTTAATCAGTTTCACGATATTATCCCAGGTTCCTCCATAAAGGAAGTATATGAGACCTCAAAGGAGCAATATGAGCAGTTGCTGCAGGAGGGGAAGGAATTGATTCATAGGTCACTTCTATCGATGGCAGAAAGCATGGATATCAAAGAACATTCTTTCGTAATCTTTAATCAGCTGGGATTTATGAGGGATGATATTGTGACAGTGGATATGCCGGAAGGCTGGAAGAATGCTGAGGTTTATGATGGCGCTAAGCTTTTACCGGCACAGGGTTCCTATGACGGCAAGCTTGTCTTTTATGCCAGGAAACTACCGGCTAAGGGATATAAGAAGTTTATCATTAAGGAAGCACCTGCTCAGGAGAATATTTTTGAGGTGGTTTATCAAAAGGGCTGCAGAATGGAAAATGGCTTTTTTGAACTGGAATTCAATAAGGAGGGTAATATTACCTCTCTCTATGACAAACAGAATAAAAGGCAAGTCTTAAAACCGAATGCCTTCGGTAATGTACTGCAGGTATTTGAGGATAAGCCCATGGATTTTGATGCCTGGAATCTGGATATATTCTATCAGGAGAAATCCTGGGAGATGAATGATGTTACTGAAATCAGATTATTGGAGGAAGGTCCGGTCAGAAAGATAATTCAGATTAAGAAGAATTATCTGAAATCCACTCTGATTCAGACGATTTCCATCTATTCAGAGATTAACAGGATAGACTTTAATACGAAAATCGATTGGAAAGAAAAGCAGGCTTTTGTAAAAGCAGCTTTTCCTGTTGAAATAAACTCAGATAAAGCAACCTATGATATTCAATTCGGTAATGTGGAACGGCCCACCCATTGGAATACCAGCTGGGACTTGGCGAAGTTCGAAGTATGTGCACACAAATGGGCGGATTTATCAGAAGGCGGCTATGGTGTTGCACTGCTCAATGACTGCAAGTATGGATATGATATCAAGGATTCCGTTATGCGGCTTTCTCTGCTGAAATCTGCTATACATCCTAACCCGGATGCTGACAAGGAAGTGCATGAATTCACCTATTCCCTTTATCCTCATGCCGGTAATTTTAAAGAGGCAAAGGTTGACCAGATGGCATACCGCTTAAACTGCCCGGTTTATTGTGTACTGCAAGAACCTCATACCGGTACCCTGCCGGAAGAATTATCCTTTGTATCGGTGGAGCAGAGTAATGTATTCATTGATACGATTAAGAAGGCAGAGAGCGGTAATGAATACATTGTACGTATGTATGAGAATCACAATCAGCTTACGAAAGGGTGCTGCAGGTTCAATCAGAATATTAACAGCGTTTTTGAATGTGACCTTTTGGAAAATAATATTTCTGAGGTCGCCCATCAGGGAGATCAATTTCAGTTTAGCATAAAACCCTTTGAAATAAAAACTTATAAAATAATATTTGAAAGTAAAACCTTATGA
- a CDS encoding MTP-1 family protein produces MNILEERNKFHKTRNIREAALLKFRGVDGYDVYNCSVPFIWNGKRYIYGRVERRAEWMRSLVRLFEETGKDEWSLVPESMVYQLEDPYISIINRELILGGTHVRISGGKLDTYYGYFYRGTKLEDLYYFTTGPEYMKDIRLVELADGRIGVFSRPRNDNILKKHGSESMIGFSVIHSLEELTAEVIQNAPFIEGLFAGGEWGGCNQAYLLDSGNIGVIGHLSYSYVDTTGEKQSSYMNISFVLEPDTLTVHDYKIIGTRDCYPDGPAKLPHLSDCAFTSGIVMREDGRADLYSGIGDCMEGRIVIDYPFEGYGKIK; encoded by the coding sequence ATGAATATACTTGAAGAACGGAATAAGTTTCATAAAACCCGGAATATCCGGGAAGCAGCTCTGTTAAAGTTCCGTGGAGTGGACGGATATGATGTTTATAATTGTTCTGTTCCATTTATATGGAATGGTAAAAGATACATATATGGAAGAGTTGAACGAAGAGCGGAATGGATGCGTTCTCTGGTAAGGTTATTTGAAGAGACAGGAAAAGATGAATGGAGTCTTGTTCCGGAATCTATGGTATACCAGTTAGAAGATCCGTATATCAGCATCATTAACAGGGAATTGATTCTGGGAGGGACCCATGTCCGAATAAGCGGAGGAAAGCTGGATACCTATTATGGTTATTTCTACCGTGGCACAAAACTGGAGGATCTCTATTACTTTACCACCGGTCCGGAATATATGAAAGATATTCGTTTGGTAGAACTTGCCGACGGTAGAATTGGAGTGTTTTCAAGACCGAGGAATGATAATATCTTGAAAAAGCACGGCAGTGAATCTATGATAGGCTTCTCCGTTATTCATTCCCTGGAAGAGCTTACGGCAGAAGTTATTCAAAATGCACCTTTTATTGAAGGCTTATTTGCCGGCGGAGAATGGGGAGGTTGTAATCAGGCGTATCTGCTTGACAGCGGAAACATCGGTGTAATCGGTCATCTAAGTTATAGTTATGTAGACACTACCGGTGAGAAACAATCTTCCTATATGAATATTTCCTTTGTACTAGAGCCGGATACGCTAACCGTGCATGATTATAAAATTATCGGCACCAGGGACTGTTATCCCGATGGACCGGCTAAGCTGCCCCATTTGTCAGATTGTGCCTTTACTTCCGGAATTGTAATGCGCGAGGACGGCAGGGCTGACTTATACAGCGGGATTGGTGATTGCATGGAAGGGAGAATTGTAATAGACTACCCCTTTGAAGGATATGGAAAAATAAAATAA
- a CDS encoding family 78 glycoside hydrolase catalytic domain, which produces MIEMTAIIPYSLKTEYLTNPLGIDVPNPRFSWLLKSETRGMRQYAYRVIVATSKEMLEEGLGDMWDSGMVVSDENIHIEYTGKKLLSSTRYWWQVRCYSHAEETGNNSETAVFETALLESSDFICGWTGTEEELSSPIFRREFSLEKKAAQARAYICGLGYYEMYINGHKAGDHVLDPNWTDFDNRTLHDLIYPYKDNTRKRALYAVYDITSLLNSGYNAAGIMLGNGWYNQRERNVEGKMAYGKPKFWLQIHIQFEDGSEKVIGSGREWKYSRGPIVFNNIYYGEIYDARMEQTGWNNPEYEDASWKRAKEVPGVSGCLRAQMSPADKVISAIEPCSIALSKAGSMIYDLGQNISGWARIRVSGSSGKKVELRFAEELDENGHLDYISSGSIEQLQKDVYILSGRGIETYEPHFTWHGFRYIEVRIEDGVSMESILGIVVHADVKSAGSFSCSNSLFNQIYEAYKWSQLSNLHGGVPSDCPHRERLGYTGDAQITAESAMLSFDMTAFYTKWVEDIDYARDLKSGYIPHTVPFYGGGGGPGGWGCAAVLLPWYMYMYYGDKRILEQHYEMMLAWMEYLQRHRDEDYIITSEEPGSWCLGEWVVPHQFDKVQGKKEGFNIDIPPELVNTYYYLQSATIMSTVAKLLGDKEKECDFIALSFDLKKGMHKRFYNEKTGSYGAGVQGCDVFPLAAGCVPKEKKPKVIENLLQNILERNDGHFDTGIFGTPLLLKTLSDHGFQEIAYRIMNQRSYPGYGYMLSQGATTLWECWEKDQGSHNHPMFGSVAAWFFQYVAGLRIDENKPGFKKLIVRPCLFSDIDYAEVTYESIRGNIGIRWERTDAKKAIHLEIPCNCSADVYLPVKELERITESGIPIFQKEKLWKELQGIAGYSLEEDGVKLTVQSGVYFFEL; this is translated from the coding sequence ATGATAGAAATGACGGCAATCATTCCTTACAGTTTGAAAACGGAATACCTGACAAATCCTCTGGGCATCGATGTACCAAATCCACGGTTTAGCTGGCTATTAAAATCGGAGACAAGAGGGATGAGGCAGTACGCCTACAGGGTAATTGTTGCCACCAGTAAGGAAATGCTTGAAGAAGGTCTTGGGGACATGTGGGACAGTGGTATGGTGGTCTCCGATGAAAATATACATATAGAATATACAGGAAAGAAACTCCTAAGCAGCACAAGATACTGGTGGCAGGTGCGTTGTTATTCCCATGCAGAGGAGACGGGGAATAACAGCGAGACGGCTGTATTTGAAACTGCTCTATTAGAATCTTCAGACTTTATCTGTGGCTGGACAGGTACGGAGGAAGAATTAAGCTCACCCATCTTTCGAAGAGAATTCAGTCTGGAGAAAAAGGCAGCACAGGCACGAGCTTATATATGTGGATTAGGTTATTACGAAATGTACATAAATGGGCATAAGGCAGGAGATCATGTACTTGACCCCAATTGGACGGATTTTGATAACCGTACCCTGCATGATTTGATCTACCCTTACAAGGATAACACCAGAAAACGTGCTCTCTATGCTGTTTATGATATTACTTCCCTCTTAAATAGCGGGTATAACGCAGCAGGTATTATGCTTGGAAATGGCTGGTATAACCAAAGGGAGAGAAATGTCGAAGGTAAGATGGCTTATGGGAAGCCAAAATTCTGGCTGCAGATTCATATACAGTTCGAGGATGGAAGCGAAAAAGTCATCGGAAGCGGCAGAGAGTGGAAGTATTCCAGGGGACCAATTGTTTTCAATAACATTTATTATGGTGAAATATATGATGCACGAATGGAGCAGACAGGCTGGAATAACCCGGAGTATGAGGATGCAAGCTGGAAGAGGGCAAAGGAAGTTCCAGGGGTGTCTGGATGCCTAAGGGCTCAGATGTCACCGGCGGATAAGGTTATCTCAGCGATTGAGCCTTGCAGTATAGCCCTTAGTAAGGCCGGCAGTATGATATATGACCTTGGGCAGAATATCTCCGGATGGGCGAGAATAAGGGTCAGCGGAAGTTCCGGTAAAAAAGTAGAGCTGCGTTTTGCAGAAGAGCTTGATGAGAATGGTCATCTGGATTATATTAGTTCCGGCTCTATAGAGCAGCTGCAAAAAGACGTCTATATTCTTTCCGGTAGAGGAATAGAAACCTATGAACCTCATTTTACCTGGCATGGCTTCCGGTATATTGAGGTAAGGATAGAGGACGGGGTCAGTATGGAAAGCATCCTGGGAATTGTGGTCCATGCGGATGTTAAAAGCGCTGGTTCTTTTTCCTGCTCGAACAGTCTGTTTAATCAGATATATGAAGCATACAAATGGAGTCAACTATCGAATTTGCATGGAGGGGTACCCAGTGACTGCCCTCATCGTGAACGGCTCGGATACACCGGAGATGCTCAGATAACTGCCGAATCAGCCATGCTTAGTTTTGATATGACAGCCTTTTATACAAAATGGGTTGAGGATATTGACTATGCCAGAGATTTGAAGTCCGGATATATCCCGCACACAGTACCTTTTTATGGGGGAGGCGGTGGTCCTGGAGGCTGGGGGTGTGCCGCGGTCTTACTGCCCTGGTATATGTACATGTATTATGGGGATAAAAGAATCCTGGAACAGCATTATGAAATGATGCTTGCCTGGATGGAATACCTCCAAAGACACAGGGATGAGGACTACATAATCACCAGTGAGGAGCCTGGCTCCTGGTGCCTTGGAGAATGGGTGGTGCCTCATCAGTTTGATAAAGTTCAAGGGAAAAAAGAGGGGTTCAATATTGATATACCACCGGAACTGGTAAATACCTACTACTATCTGCAATCTGCAACCATAATGAGTACAGTTGCCAAGCTTCTTGGAGATAAGGAAAAGGAGTGTGATTTTATAGCTCTTAGTTTTGATTTAAAGAAGGGAATGCATAAAAGATTCTACAATGAGAAAACCGGCTCCTACGGAGCAGGTGTTCAAGGATGCGATGTATTCCCATTGGCAGCAGGCTGTGTACCGAAAGAAAAGAAACCTAAGGTGATTGAAAATCTGCTACAGAATATCCTGGAAAGGAATGACGGACATTTTGATACCGGCATATTTGGAACCCCGCTGCTGCTTAAGACTCTTTCTGACCATGGATTTCAGGAGATAGCTTATAGAATAATGAACCAAAGAAGTTATCCGGGGTATGGATATATGCTGTCTCAAGGAGCAACCACTCTATGGGAGTGTTGGGAGAAAGACCAGGGTTCTCATAATCATCCGATGTTTGGAAGTGTGGCTGCCTGGTTCTTTCAGTATGTTGCCGGTCTGAGGATAGATGAGAACAAGCCGGGATTTAAGAAGCTTATAGTTCGGCCATGTTTGTTTTCTGATATTGACTATGCGGAAGTTACCTATGAATCTATAAGGGGGAATATAGGGATTCGGTGGGAAAGAACGGACGCTAAGAAGGCAATCCATCTGGAAATTCCCTGTAACTGCAGTGCGGATGTGTATCTGCCTGTAAAGGAATTAGAACGGATAACAGAAAGTGGAATACCTATCTTCCAGAAGGAGAAATTATGGAAGGAACTACAAGGGATAGCAGGTTACTCTTTGGAAGAAGATGGAGTAAAACTAACGGTACAGTCCGGTGTATACTTTTTTGAATTGTAG
- a CDS encoding alpha/beta fold hydrolase translates to MRKNFVKKVITTLLATTLFLTSVASAAAKVTVDKGLIDIGDKRLYAQIMGNSSKVSVVFDSGYGDGIYTYSEDPTYETWGDIQSQVSKYAKTITYDRAGLGKSDSGVNRAPLSNEMIHSFLNGNDIPYDASVFETGSGKTALDRARDLYALLKAADVDGPYLLVIHSISMLEAVEFVKEYPGKVAGIVSVDGTSADTFQKNIEFFRTYAPSVEELFLNQFQEYDGTLSEVIQSSLQVQNAGDVLRNIPFTILHPSDSGDGPEYQKMTDDIMKEWTTWSDYSKLIFVKNTGHYIMKDQPKEVIKAIKDMLKVINKNCM, encoded by the coding sequence ATGAGAAAAAATTTTGTTAAAAAAGTCATTACAACATTACTTGCAACAACACTATTTCTAACATCTGTCGCTTCTGCAGCAGCAAAGGTCACCGTAGACAAAGGTTTAATTGATATCGGAGATAAGCGGCTCTATGCTCAAATAATGGGTAATAGCAGTAAAGTTTCAGTTGTTTTTGACTCGGGTTATGGAGATGGAATTTATACTTATTCCGAGGATCCAACTTATGAGACTTGGGGGGACATTCAATCCCAAGTATCAAAATATGCCAAAACAATAACTTATGACCGAGCAGGCTTGGGGAAAAGCGATAGTGGTGTTAACAGGGCGCCATTAAGCAATGAAATGATTCATTCCTTTCTGAATGGTAATGATATACCCTATGATGCATCAGTTTTTGAAACAGGCTCCGGAAAAACTGCCCTTGACAGAGCAAGAGATTTATATGCATTGTTAAAAGCTGCAGATGTAGATGGGCCGTATTTACTGGTGATTCATTCTATTTCAATGTTAGAAGCAGTAGAGTTTGTTAAAGAATATCCAGGGAAAGTGGCTGGAATAGTCAGTGTGGATGGTACCTCAGCAGATACTTTTCAGAAAAATATTGAGTTCTTTCGAACTTATGCTCCTTCTGTAGAAGAATTATTTTTAAATCAGTTTCAAGAGTATGACGGTACTTTAAGTGAAGTTATCCAAAGTTCCTTGCAGGTACAGAATGCAGGTGATGTATTAAGAAATATTCCATTTACAATCCTTCATCCCTCAGATAGCGGAGATGGTCCTGAATATCAGAAAATGACAGATGATATTATGAAAGAATGGACAACATGGTCAGATTATTCCAAGCTGATTTTTGTCAAAAACACAGGGCATTATATTATGAAGGACCAACCGAAAGAGGTAATCAAAGCTATAAAAGATATGCTGAAAGTTATAAATAAAAATTGTATGTAA
- a CDS encoding calcium/sodium antiporter — MQYFLLVLGLVMIVKSADVLIDSTSKIARRYGVSSFIIGITVVAFGTSAPELAVGIMSGISHSNQLTLGNIIGSSLSNIALIVGISAIIMPLQVRDSVVKRELPILIGIQILLTVMLFDDRLLSRINGIILLIGFIGFMLYIMKNSKDSIEIEIDAEGDIDTDADGNHVPLDAFKKVEKLGKLWIYSILSLAGLFIGGRLTESSSSNIASNLGLSETLIGLTVVAIATTLPELITSIIAAKKKEPDIILGNCIGSNIFNILLVLGCSSLISPIRVDFSLWVDVAIMITLTVFIFVISWFRKSIKRKTGVFLLLAYIFYLVFKVITVL; from the coding sequence ATGCAGTATTTTTTATTAGTTCTGGGGTTGGTTATGATAGTTAAAAGTGCGGATGTTTTAATAGATTCTACTTCAAAAATAGCAAGAAGATATGGTGTTTCTTCCTTTATTATTGGTATAACGGTAGTAGCTTTTGGTACAAGTGCGCCAGAACTTGCCGTTGGAATAATGTCAGGAATATCCCATTCTAACCAACTTACACTTGGTAATATTATAGGAAGTTCTTTATCAAATATTGCTTTAATTGTTGGTATATCCGCAATAATAATGCCATTACAGGTAAGGGACTCTGTTGTAAAACGGGAGCTTCCGATTTTGATTGGGATACAGATACTACTGACGGTTATGCTTTTTGACGATAGACTACTTTCCAGAATCAATGGAATTATATTATTAATTGGTTTTATAGGTTTTATGTTATACATTATGAAGAATTCCAAAGATTCCATAGAGATAGAAATTGATGCAGAAGGAGATATTGATACGGATGCAGATGGAAATCATGTGCCGCTAGATGCTTTTAAAAAAGTAGAAAAACTCGGGAAGTTGTGGATCTATTCTATTCTTTCCCTTGCTGGGTTATTTATTGGAGGAAGACTAACAGAAAGCAGCAGTTCAAATATTGCATCAAATCTAGGTCTTAGCGAAACACTCATCGGACTTACTGTAGTTGCAATTGCTACGACATTGCCGGAGCTGATAACCAGTATAATTGCTGCTAAGAAAAAAGAGCCGGATATCATCCTTGGCAACTGTATTGGCAGTAATATTTTTAACATACTTTTAGTTCTTGGATGCTCTTCACTTATATCACCGATTAGAGTGGATTTTAGTCTATGGGTTGATGTTGCTATTATGATAACATTAACAGTTTTTATATTTGTTATATCATGGTTCAGGAAAAGTATAAAAAGAAAAACCGGTGTTTTTCTCTTGCTAGCGTATATATTTTATCTTGTTTTTAAAGTTATTACGGTTCTTTGA
- a CDS encoding cytochrome P450 gives MPNNNTPHEKDLDETLALSHDGYLYIKNRMDKHKSDLFQTHLFGQEAICITGKEAAELFYDTEKFARSGAAPKRVQKTLTGENAIQGMDGEAHIHRKSLFMALTTDPNPRTLADLVTKEWEAAIPRWETAEKINLFDEGKLVLCKVACQWAGVPLLEAETKEYADDFAEMIDAFGAVGLRHWKGKTARTKTEKWIENIIDNLRAGRLKAPEDSALFMVANHKELNGNLLETNMAAKELMNLIRPIVAISTYITFMALALYEHSDYKDVLLNDSDAAHLFVQEVRRFYPFTPFVGAKVKKEFTWNGCEFKTGTLVILDVYGINHDSRIWEKPFEFQPERFRNWQYNPFEFIPHGGGDPANGHRCPGESITVEIMKATLQFLVNRIQYKVPDQDLSYDMTRIPTYPKSGFVLTNVISK, from the coding sequence ATGCCAAATAATAATACACCGCATGAAAAAGATCTTGATGAAACCCTTGCCCTGTCACATGACGGGTATCTGTATATAAAGAATAGGATGGATAAACATAAATCCGATTTGTTTCAGACGCACTTATTTGGACAGGAAGCAATATGTATAACCGGAAAAGAAGCAGCGGAGTTATTCTACGATACGGAAAAGTTTGCACGCAGTGGTGCGGCACCTAAAAGGGTACAAAAAACCCTGACCGGAGAAAATGCAATTCAGGGCATGGATGGTGAAGCACATATTCATCGAAAATCCCTTTTCATGGCACTTACAACTGATCCGAATCCAAGGACCCTTGCTGATTTAGTCACGAAGGAATGGGAAGCGGCTATACCCAGATGGGAAACAGCTGAAAAGATTAACCTCTTTGATGAAGGAAAGCTTGTCTTGTGTAAAGTTGCCTGCCAGTGGGCTGGTGTTCCGCTATTGGAAGCTGAAACGAAGGAATATGCAGATGATTTTGCAGAAATGATTGACGCTTTCGGAGCTGTTGGACTGAGACATTGGAAAGGGAAGACAGCAAGGACGAAAACGGAAAAGTGGATAGAAAATATTATTGATAATTTACGGGCAGGCAGATTAAAAGCACCTGAAGACTCGGCTCTGTTTATGGTAGCAAATCATAAAGAGCTTAACGGTAATCTGCTGGAGACGAACATGGCGGCAAAAGAACTGATGAATCTAATTCGTCCAATAGTTGCCATTTCAACTTATATCACATTTATGGCGCTGGCGCTGTATGAACATTCGGATTATAAAGATGTGTTGCTTAACGATTCCGATGCCGCCCACCTGTTTGTGCAGGAAGTTCGGCGTTTTTATCCCTTTACCCCCTTTGTCGGGGCAAAAGTGAAAAAAGAGTTTACCTGGAATGGCTGCGAGTTTAAAACTGGAACGCTTGTTATTCTTGATGTATACGGGATAAATCACGATTCACGCATATGGGAAAAGCCTTTTGAATTTCAGCCGGAACGTTTTAGAAATTGGCAATACAATCCCTTTGAATTTATTCCCCATGGCGGAGGTGATCCTGCCAATGGACACCGTTGCCCCGGAGAGAGCATAACAGTTGAAATTATGAAAGCAACCCTTCAATTTCTTGTTAATAGAATCCAATACAAAGTACCGGATCAGGATTTAAGCTACGATATGACAAGAATACCGACCTATCCGAAAAGCGGATTCGTGTTAACTAATGTGATATCCAAATGA
- a CDS encoding alpha/beta hydrolase, with amino-acid sequence MKTQSIRINNIPAIIWGEKSDKVYINVHGKMSCKEHAEFFAKIAEEKGYQTLSFDLPEHGERKESDYRCDIWNGIHDLTEIGNYAFLMWSDISLFACSLGAYFSLNTYADRKFKNCLFQSPVLDMEYLVQQMFCWFNVTEEKLYTEKEIQTPVDLLRWDYYQYIKKHPIKKWNIPTSILYGGKDNLQSVEVIQKFVKAHDCKLTISQNSEHPFMEKGDIETVRIWLEENI; translated from the coding sequence ATGAAAACGCAAAGCATTAGAATTAACAACATCCCTGCCATTATTTGGGGTGAAAAATCAGACAAGGTATATATTAATGTTCATGGAAAAATGTCTTGCAAAGAACATGCAGAGTTTTTTGCTAAAATAGCGGAAGAAAAAGGCTATCAAACACTTAGTTTTGATTTGCCGGAACATGGTGAAAGAAAAGAGAGTGATTATCGTTGTGACATCTGGAATGGCATACACGACCTTACTGAGATTGGTAACTATGCATTTTTAATGTGGAGTGATATTTCGTTGTTTGCTTGCAGCCTTGGGGCATACTTCAGTTTAAATACTTATGCAGACAGGAAATTTAAGAACTGTCTTTTTCAATCGCCTGTGTTAGACATGGAATACCTTGTTCAGCAAATGTTTTGTTGGTTTAATGTAACAGAGGAAAAGTTATATACGGAAAAAGAAATTCAGACGCCTGTGGATTTATTGCGTTGGGACTATTATCAATACATAAAAAAACATCCGATTAAAAAATGGAACATCCCAACTTCAATACTCTATGGAGGAAAAGACAATTTGCAATCAGTAGAAGTTATTCAAAAATTTGTGAAAGCACATGACTGCAAACTGACAATTTCTCAAAACAGTGAACATCCATTTATGGAAAAAGGGGATATAGAAACAGTTCGTATTTGGCTTGAAGAAAACATATAA